A DNA window from Malus domestica chromosome 12, GDT2T_hap1 contains the following coding sequences:
- the LOC108174746 gene encoding uncharacterized protein, with the protein MRHHVDGEAWKEFDRMYPDFTADPHNVRLGLATDGFNPFGVLNQTHNTWPVVVFPYNLPPWKCMKKEYMMLTLLITGDPRKSIDVYLQPLGDELKDLWENGVRTYDKYTGQMFTMRAAVMWIVNDFSAYAMVSGWMTKGYLACPICKENVTSSWHARKVCYLGHRRWLPWDNEWRQNDKAFDDTKETRPRPREWSGDEILDQLNRLEFGHFGKGVSNPRPTTHLNWTHKSMLFELPYWSKLKLRHNLDVMHIEKNVFDILVGTILDIERKTKDTIEAHLDLERMGIRSSLWMKNVGGTLKKGHPFFIVKSNGKKEFFNFISSVKFPDVYASNISRYVNVNGCKFSNMKSHDCHVLLQRLLSVGIRHLLPLDVVKPIVLLSRFFSQLIAVFAEVRC; encoded by the coding sequence ATGAGGCATCATGTAGATGGAGAGGCATGGAAAGAATTTGATCGGATGTACCCTGATTTTACAGCTGATCCGCACAACGTCAGATTGGGACTTGCCACCGATGGATTTAATCCGTTCGGGGTTTTAAACCAAACCCACAACACTTGGCCGGTCGTCGTGTTTCCTTATAATCTGCCACCTTGGAAGtgcatgaaaaaagaatacatgatgTTGACTCTATTAATTACCGGAGATCCAAGAAAGTCCATTGATGTTTATTTGCAGCCGTTGGGTGATGAGCTAAAAGATTTATGGGAAAACGGTGTTCGTACATATGATAAATATACTGGGCAGATGTTCACCATGCGAGCGGCAGTGATGTGGATAGTAAACGATTTTTCCGCGTATGCAATGGTTTCTGGGTGGATGACTAAGGGTTATTTGGCATGTCCAATATGCAAGGAGAACGTAACATCGTCTTGGCATGCAAGAAAAGTTTGTTATCTTGGTCATCGTAGATGGCTCCCTTGGGACAACGAGTGGCGTCAGAATGATAAAGCCTTTGACGACACAAAAGAGACTCGGCCAAGACCAAGAGAATGGTCCGGAGATGAGATTTTGGATCAGTTAAACCGTTTGGAATTTGGTCATTTCGGCAAAGGGGTCAGTAACCCCAGACCAACTACACATCTGAACTGGACACACAAGAGTATGCTATTTGAGCTTCCGTACTGGTCAAAGttaaaattgagacacaacctcgatgttatgcatattgagaaaaatgtgtttgaCATTTTGGTCGGGACAATTCTAGAcattgaaagaaaaacaaaagacacgatcGAAGCTCACCTCGATTTGGAACGAATGGGCATTAGGTCATCCTTGTGGATGAAGAATGTTGGTGGTACATTGAAGAAAGGCCATCCCTTTTTTATAGTTAAGTCAAATGGGAAGAAagagtttttcaactttattTCTTCTGTAAAGTTTCCAGATGTGTATGCTTCCAATATCTCGCGTTACGTGAACGTGAATGGGTGTAAATTTTCAAACATGAAGAGTCATGACTGTCATGTGTTACTCCAACGCCTTCTTTCGGTTGGTATTCGACATTTATTGCCTCTTGATGTGGTGAAACCAATCGTGTTGTTGTCGAGATTTTTTTCGCAGTTGATTGCGGTGTTTGCGGAAGTCAGATGTTAA
- the LOC103449476 gene encoding uncharacterized protein yields the protein MAEQPKGRAVGAMENSWCRAVPGGTGITVLGFDISKAPDMVKYQTALHKLQNAHPILNSRLHTNTKANTFSFVTSPTPFVQIKTLDLSSTLEILETLSNPSNSSVSPFHLILEHELNQNTWTKTTSSSSSSPPNDHDMFFGTIYTLPDAKWVAVMRFHVAACDHTTAETMLRELLGFLMSADDGDDGGEGKGIVKETGNKGEANFGIEDLVPARVAKKPFWSRGGDMISYSLNTVRLSSLKFKDYKSVRSSQVVRFQMNQDETKRILTGCKAREIKLCGALVAAGLIAADKCSKPNQKKKYGVLTLIDCRSDLDPALSIHHFGNYHSVIPLVHTIKGGENLWELAKKTYTAFANSKKNDKHFTDLATLSFVMCKAIDNPALTPSSSLRTSFMTVFEDTIIDDYNDIQRELGVDDYIGCSSVHGIGPSIAVFDTIRNGRLDCVCVYPTPLHSREQMLELVDNMKKILVDCDSKI from the exons ATGGCTGAGCAACCAAAAGGCCGGGCAGTTGGTGCCATGGAGAACAGCTGGTGCCGGGCGGTCCCCGGCGGCACGGGCATAACGGTGCTAGGTTTTGACATATCCAAAGCCCCGGATATGGTCAAATACCAAACCGCCCTTCACAAACTCCAAAATGCCCACCCAATCCTCAACTCTAGGCTCCATACCAATACCAAAGCAAACACATTCTCCTTTGTCACATCCCCTACTCCTTTTGTCCAAATCAAAACATTGGACCTCTCATCAACTTTGGAAATCCTTGAAACCCTCTCAAACCCTAGCAACAGTTCAGTCTCTCCCTTCCATCTGATCCTTGAGCATGAGCTCAACCAAAACACTTGGACTAAGACTACTTCGTCGTCATCGTCGTCGCCGCCAAATGATCATGACATGTTCTTTGGAACCATCTACACCCTACCGGACGCCAAGTGGGTGGCAGTGATGAGGTTCCACGTGGCAGCATGCGACCACACTACAGCTGAGACAATGCTGAGAGAGTTGCTAGGGTTCTTGATGAGTGctgatgatggtgatgatggtggAGAGGGGAAAGGGATAGTGAAGGAAACTGGGAATAAAGGGGAGGCCAATTTTGGAATTGAGGATCTTGTTCCTGCTAGGGTTGCTAAGAAACCCTTTTGGAGTCGTGggggtgacatgattagttacTCTCTGAATACCGTCAGGCTGTCAAGTTTGAAATTCAAAGACTACAAATCAGTTAGATCGTCCCAGGTGGTGAGGTTTCAGATGAATCAAGATGAAACGAAGAGGATTCTCACT GGATGCAAGGCCAGAGAGATTAAACTATGTGGAGCATTGGTGGCTGCTGGATTGATTGCAGCAGATAAATGCTCGAAACCTAATCAAAAGAAGAAGTATGGAGTGCTGACACTCATTGATTGCCGCTCGGATCTTGATCCAGCTCTTTCAATTCACCACTTTG GGAATTACCACTCTGTCATCCCCCTCGTCCACACCATAAAAGGAGGAGAAAATCTATGGGAGCTGGCCAAGAAAACCTACACGGCCTTTGCAAACTCCAAAAAGAACGACAAACACTTCACGGATTTGGCTACCCTGAGCTTTGTGATGTGCAAGGCCATCGATAACCCGGCCTTAACCCCATCATCTTCACTGAGAACATCATTTATGACAGTGTTTGAAGACACGATCATTGACGATTACAATGACATACAGCGAGAGCTGGGAGTAGATGACTACATCGGCTGCTCTTCGGTGCATGGCATCGGCCCTTCCATTGCGGTTTTCGACACAATAAGGAATGGAAGGTTGgactgtgtttgtgtgtatCCAACACCGTTGCACTCGAGAGAGCAAATGCTGGAGCTGGTTGATAACATGAAGAAAATTCTTGTGGATTGTGACAGCAAGATATAA